A DNA window from Engystomops pustulosus chromosome 10, aEngPut4.maternal, whole genome shotgun sequence contains the following coding sequences:
- the LOC140105220 gene encoding calcium-activated chloride channel regulator 1-like — protein MKNIFSLAIFFHILSVIDTSFIQLNNGNYDDIVIAIHPGVQEDDMLIQKIKDMVTDASAYLFHATENRLSIGNVKILIPLTWTSKNHYESCTRETYEKSDVIISNPYLKFDDSPYTLQYRGCGERGEHIHLTPNYLLNTHLSAVYGSPGRIFVHEWAHFRWGVFEETNDKVPYYISGELKVEATRCAASLSGSYMMRECKNNICSLRDCKIDYNTGLYEQGCLFLPEKVQNVQESIMYHSGLQSITSFCNDSSHNIEAPSLQNKMCNCRSTWDIIRNSVDIISTPPRSETNLPVPTFTLIQSRKRVITLAFDISGSMDQSHRLGRLLQGAEYFLTQVAETETYIGIVEFAFFAFVVSNPVRITEENLSELISLLPSTTLNENADICRGILEAIKVNQELNGSAAGTEILVAIDGDSNLAKCSEQISSSGAVIHMIALGSEASKQLERIVDMTGGKKHFAADVPDANDIFIAFNEIASHSGDLTTQSFLLESRNKYLESEGCLNGTIFIDSTVGKSTFIQVTWQVYLPSISLQDPNGNRYNAAQFTNNTNSNSSTLRILGKAETGVWNYTICNNIQTSQVIGLTVTSKAADKNVPPITVNAHMNKEKNKYPDPMIIYASVRQGQMPVTNLHVTAVVESESGKTVSMELLDNGAGADVFKNDGVYSRYFTSFRENGSYSLIVHVKSQYAEARLALPRNRALYIPGYTENGVQSVNPPEPSFNDSDLHILGGYISRIVSGGLFIVYNVPGTPQVFNYKPCKIIDLEANRQEDSIVLSWTAAGGDLDQNQASRYDLRMSTNPRDLRDNYKNSTRVEISNLIPKLFGSMETFTFTPRNNNGTILYFALTVIDQDNKESDISNIAQAGIPSSTPPEPSSIPTDATYNSSSFATDATSFEASRSTITLSNSTDSSDVTSFTPLPTNSTLSIVSNSVSPTTSLKQTNNDTTVTSTLSTSLGTISPTISLKPTNTTDTTVTSTLSTSLGTISPTTSLTPTLNTDTTVTSTLSTFSGTISPTTNIKPTNNTDTTVTSTLSTSSGTISPTISINPTNNTDTTVTSTLSTSLGTISPTTNIKPTNNTDTTVTSTLSTSSGTISPTISINPTNNTDTTVTSTLSTSLGTISPTISLKPTNNTDTTVTSTLSTSLGTISPTTSLTPTLNADTTVTSTLSTFSGTISPTSSIKPTNNTNTTVTSTLSTSLGTISPTFSLKPTNTTDTTVTSTRSSSSGAISPSTSINPSNNTDSTVTSTLSTSSRTISPTTLTQPPNIFNSTPTNSSLTLTTTGIIVEQGDITEQVDTDPH, from the exons ATGAAGAATATATTCAGTCTTGCCATATTTTTTCATATACTCTCAGTAATAGATACATCTTTTATCCAACTGAATAATGGAAACTATGATGATATTGTCATTGCAATCCACCCTGGAGTACAGGAAGATGACATGCTTATTCAAAAAATTAAG GATATGGTGACTGATGCATCGGCCTACCTATTCCATGCTACAGAGAACCGTCTTTCTATAGGAAATGTGAAGATTTTAATTCCATTAACTTGGACATCAAAAAACCACTATGAATCATGCACAAGAGAAACATATGAAAAG TCCGACGTTATTATTTCAAATCCATATCTGAAATTTGATGACAGCCCATATACTCTTCAGtacagaggctgtggagagcGAGGAGAACACATTCATCTTACACCTAACTATCTGCTAAATACACATCTGTCAGCTGTGTATGGATCTCCAG GAAGAATATTTGTTCATGAATGGGCGCACTTTCGTTGGGGAGTCTTTGAGGAAACAAATGATAAAGTTCCCTATTACATTTCAGGAGAACTGAAAGTAGAAGCTACCAG ATGCGCTGCCAGTCTTTCAGGCAGTTACATGATGCGGGAATGTAAAAATAACATCTGTTCTTTAAGGGACTGTAAAATTGATTATAACACTGGTCTTTATGAACAAGGGTGTCTCTTTTTGCCTGAGAAGGTCCAAAATGTACAAGAATCCATCATGTATCACTCAGGGCTTCAATCT ATAACATCTTTTTGTAATGACAGTAGCCATAACATTGAAGCTCCAAGTCTACAAAATAAGATGTGTAATTGTCGCAGCACGTGGGACATTATCAGGAACTCTGTAGATATAATCTCTACTCCACCAAGATCTGAAACCaatcttcctgtccctacatttACGCTTATTCAGTCCCGGAAAAGGGTGATCACATTAGCATTTGATATTTCGGGAAGCATGGATCAA tCACATCGCCTTGGTCGATTATTGCAAGGGGCTGAATATTTCCTTACTCAGGTTGCTGAAACGGAAACTTACATTGGGATTGTTGAATTTGCCTTTTTTGCATTTGTTGTTTCTAATCCCGTACGAATAACTGAAGAAAATCTATCAGAGTTGATATCACTGCTCCCCTCAACCACCCTAAATGAGAATGCTGATATCTGCCGGGGAATTCTTGAGGCCATTAAG GTGAATCAAGAGTTGAACGGTTCGGCTGCTGGTACTGAAATATTGGTAGCCATAGATGGAGACTCAAACTTAGCAAAGTGCAGCGAGCAGATATCATCTAGTGGTGCAGTTATCCATATGATAGCACTTGGCTCTGAAGCATCAAAGCAACTTGAGCGCATTGTGGATATGACTG gaggaaaaaaacattttgcagcAGATGTTCCTGATGctaatgacattttcattgccttCAATGAAATTGCTAGTCACAGTGGTGATCTCACTACCCAGTCTTTCTTG CTGGAAAGCAGAAATAAATATCTTGAGTCAGAAGGTTGTTTGAATGGCACCATTTTTATTGACAGCACAGTTGGCAAATCCACTTTCATCCAAGTTACCTGGCAAGTCTATCTGCCAAGCATCAGTTTACAGGATCCTAATGGAAACAGATACAATGCGGCTCAATTCACCAATAATACAAACTCCAATTCATCTACACTTCGAATCCTTGGGAAGGCAGAG ACTGGAGTCTGGAATTACACCATTTGTAATAACATCCAAACAAGTCAAGTAATAGGATTGACAGTAACTTCAAAGGCTGCAGATAAAAATGTTCCTCCAATTACCGTAAATGCCCATATGAATAAGGAGAAAAACAAATATCCCGACCCAATGATTATCTATGCATCAGTGCGCCAAGGTCAGATGCCGGTGACAAATCTACATGTGACAGCAGTTGTTGAGTCAGAAAGTGGCAAAACTGTGAGCATGGAACTCCTAGACAATGGAGCAG GTGCTGATGTGTTCAAAAATGATGGCGTCTACTCAAGATACTTCACTTCCTTCAGGGAAAATGGAAGCTACAGCTTAATAGTTCATGTAAAAAGTCAATATGCAGAGGCCAGACTTGCATTGCCTAGAAATCGTGCTCTTTACATCCCTGGATATACAGAAAATG GTGTACAATCCGTAAATCCACCAGAACCATCATTTAATGATAGTGATCTTCATATTCTTGGAGGCTACATCAGTCGAATTGTTTCTGGGGGTTTGTTCATAGTGTATAATGTTCCAGGAACCCCACAAGTTTTCAACTATAAACCTTGTAAAATAATTGATTTAGAAGCAAATAGGCAAGAAGACTCAATTGTCTTGTCTTGGACGGCAGCTGGTGGTGATCTGGATCAAAACCAAG CTTCGCGATATGACTTGCGAATGAGCACCAACCCAAGAGATCTCAGGGACAACTATAAAAACTCAACTCGAGTAGAAATCTCCAATCTCATCCCAAAACTATTTGGATCCATGGAAACATTCACGTTTACACCTAGAAATAACAATGGGACTATTCTTTACTTTGCATTGACTGTCATTGATCAAGATAATAAAGAATCTGATATATCAAACATAGCCCAGGCTGGGATCCCAAGCAGCACACCACCAGAACCTTCTTCAATACCTACGGATGCAACATACAACAGTTCTAGTTTTGCAACTGACGCAACATCCTTTGAAGCAAGTAGAAGCACAATAACATTGTCTAATAGCACAGACTCATCTGATGTCACATCATTTACCCCGCTCCCCACAAATAGTACATTGTCCATTGTAAGTAATTCTGTTTCCCCAACTACCAGTCTGAAGCAGACCAACAATGATACCACAGTTACATCAACGCTGTCAACTTCTTTAGGAACCATTTCACCAACTATTAGTCTAAAGCCCACCAATACAACAGATACCACAGTTACATCAACACTTTCTACTTCTTTAGGAACCATTTCACCAACTACCAGTCTAACGCCCACCCTTAACACAGATACTACAGTTACTTCAACACTTTCAACTTTTTCAGGAACCATTTCACCAACTACAAATATAAAGCCCACTAACAACACTGATACCACAGTTACATCAACACTTTCAACTTCTTCAGGAACCATTTCACCAACTATTAGTATAAACCCCACCAACAACACCGATACCACAGTTACATCCACACTTTCAACTTCTTTAGGAACCATTTCACCAACTACAAATATAAAGCCCACTAACAACACCGATACCACAGTTACATCCACACTTTCAACTTCTTCAGGAACCATTTCACCAACTATTAGTATAAACCCCACCAACAACACCGATACCACAGTTACATCCACACTTTCAACTTCTTTAGGAACCATTTCACCAACTATTAGTCTAAAGCCCACCAACAACACTGATACCACAGTTACATCAACACTCTCAACTTCTTTAGGAACTATTTCACCAACTACCAGTCTAACGCCCACCCTTAACGCAGATACCACAGTTACTTCAACACTTTCAACTTTTTCAGGAACCATTTCACCAACTAGCAGTATTAAGCCCACTAACAACACCAATACCACAGTTACATCAACACTTTCAACTTCTTTAGGAACCATTTCACCAACTTTTAGTCTAAAGCCCACCAATACAACAGATACCACAGTTACATCAACACGTTCATCTTCTTCAGGAGCCATTTCACCAAGTACTAGTATAAATCCCTCCAACAACACCGATTCCACCGTTACATCAACACTTTCAACTTCTTCAAGAACCATTTCACCAACTACCTTGACGCAGCCTCCAAACATATTTAACAGTACGCCGACTAACAGTTCTCTAACATTAACCACAACTGGCATCATAGTTGAGCAAGGTG ATATTACAGAACAGGTAGATACAGATCCACATTAG